One Echinicola strongylocentroti DNA window includes the following coding sequences:
- a CDS encoding glycosyltransferase family 2 protein has product MKKKPLVSVIMPCYNAVKFIGEAIESILLQSLPDLELIIIDDGSTDSTAEVVERINEERIRYVRFDKNKGNYFARNRGLDLATGRYVAMADADDIAYMDRLKIQFEHMEAHPEVMVLGGQCDVVDEEGSYIGELRRPLAYDEIRVALLQNNFVHQPTLMFRRELVEKGYCYDESFPCSGDYDFVYRISRFFRIVNLDKVIVKYRRHPRQLSTAKRDLQHQYADRVRECQLVDFGMVFSGRELEIHQKLAKGNYLDNKELWTAERWINSLLEHNMDNDIYDRKCFYEFCQRLSAAAVRKNHLGK; this is encoded by the coding sequence ATGAAAAAAAAACCATTGGTTTCAGTTATCATGCCGTGTTATAATGCGGTCAAATTTATTGGGGAGGCCATAGAGAGTATTCTTTTGCAATCATTGCCCGACTTGGAGCTCATCATTATAGATGATGGGTCTACAGATAGTACGGCAGAGGTGGTGGAAAGGATAAATGAAGAACGGATCAGATATGTCCGCTTTGATAAAAACAAGGGGAATTATTTTGCCCGTAACCGAGGGCTCGATCTGGCTACCGGACGGTACGTAGCAATGGCAGATGCAGACGATATTGCTTACATGGACCGCCTTAAAATCCAATTTGAACATATGGAAGCCCATCCTGAAGTAATGGTTTTGGGAGGGCAATGTGATGTGGTCGACGAGGAGGGGAGTTACATTGGGGAACTAAGGCGGCCATTGGCCTACGATGAAATCAGGGTGGCTTTATTGCAGAATAATTTTGTCCATCAGCCTACACTGATGTTTCGTCGGGAGTTGGTGGAAAAGGGCTATTGCTATGACGAAAGCTTCCCTTGTTCTGGGGATTATGATTTTGTATATAGGATAAGCCGATTTTTTCGGATCGTAAATTTGGACAAGGTGATCGTAAAGTACAGAAGGCATCCCCGTCAATTGTCTACAGCGAAAAGGGATCTACAGCACCAGTATGCGGACAGGGTAAGGGAGTGTCAGCTGGTCGATTTCGGTATGGTTTTTTCTGGAAGGGAGCTTGAAATTCATCAAAAATTGGCGAAAGGAAATTATTTGGATAATAAGGAACTTTGGACTGCAGAAAGGTGGATTAATAGCTTGTTGGAGCATAATATGGATAATGATATTTATGACCGTAAATGTTTTTATGAGTTTTGCCAGAGATTGTCGGCTGCAGCCGTACGGAAAAACCATCTAGGCAAATAG
- a CDS encoding peroxiredoxin family protein → MRKKLKFVVLFLVIAFLGIMGYLIMDRVMEKNSVAERISQFPEFTLYRPDGEKFTTDELPYDRPVILIYFNSTCHLCEKEIRAIRERQEEFGDIQLLLVSSEEGNVIGDFAKRMELEDCKNIHWFQDRDMEVAVYYDVGSVPEIFLYGSDGKLVKRFQGTVKVERLLEAYVSIKKEKV, encoded by the coding sequence ATGAGGAAGAAACTGAAGTTTGTGGTGCTTTTTTTGGTAATTGCCTTTCTTGGGATAATGGGGTACCTGATCATGGATAGGGTAATGGAGAAAAATAGCGTAGCAGAAAGGATCAGCCAGTTTCCAGAGTTTACGCTTTATAGGCCTGACGGGGAAAAGTTCACCACCGACGAGCTGCCCTATGATCGACCGGTCATCTTGATCTATTTTAACTCTACCTGCCACCTGTGTGAAAAGGAAATCCGGGCCATTAGGGAAAGACAGGAAGAATTTGGCGATATCCAATTGCTATTGGTATCGAGCGAAGAGGGTAATGTGATAGGGGACTTTGCCAAAAGGATGGAACTGGAAGATTGTAAAAACATACATTGGTTCCAAGATAGGGATATGGAGGTGGCTGTTTACTATGATGTGGGCAGTGTTCCGGAGATTTTCTTATATGGCTCTGACGGTAAATTGGTCAAGCGTTTTCAGGGGACGGTGAAGGTGGAGAGGTTATTGGAAGCGTATGTGAGTATTAAAAAGGAAAAAGTCTGA
- a CDS encoding HTH domain-containing protein: protein MGGLKYYERTKLLIELIEKKRTGSPKDLARKLGVKERMVYRILDDLKLSVQRKIRYCRDNKSYVFLEKND from the coding sequence AAATACTACGAAAGAACAAAGCTTCTGATAGAGCTGATCGAAAAAAAGAGGACAGGTAGTCCCAAAGACCTCGCACGGAAGCTAGGGGTAAAGGAAAGAATGGTTTACCGGATTTTGGACGACTTAAAACTTTCGGTTCAGCGAAAGATCCGATATTGTCGCGATAATAAAAGTTATGTTTTTTTGGAAAAAAATGACTGA